From the genome of Prochlorococcus marinus XMU1419, one region includes:
- a CDS encoding DUF3611 family protein, which translates to MSDKIDFQSLSFGMRRIGWIRFWVQSILGVVVAAVLLFSNVVNNSEGQLGLAPGLSLTTISLILLLFSLWQGWLIVRTGRAIASNARPSRGQTSKLIKRGLIVDLLGILFGLIGYQALMGALFIQASSQTTGQLITATSDIPITGLEILSVLSNTQVIAAHFFGLCFSLWLLRRIYK; encoded by the coding sequence ATGTCTGACAAAATTGATTTTCAGTCCCTTTCATTTGGAATGCGGCGCATTGGATGGATACGCTTTTGGGTTCAATCCATTTTAGGTGTTGTTGTTGCAGCTGTTTTGCTTTTTTCAAATGTTGTAAATAATAGCGAAGGACAGCTTGGCTTAGCACCTGGTCTATCACTTACAACAATATCTTTGATTTTACTACTTTTTAGTCTTTGGCAAGGTTGGTTAATAGTTAGAACAGGAAGAGCAATCGCAAGCAATGCAAGACCTTCAAGAGGACAAACAAGTAAATTAATAAAAAGAGGCCTAATAGTTGATTTATTAGGAATTTTGTTTGGATTAATTGGATATCAAGCTCTTATGGGTGCCCTATTTATACAAGCATCCTCACAGACGACTGGACAATTGATAACAGCGACATCTGATATCCCGATTACTGGACTTGAAATATTATCAGTTCTGAGTAATACACAAGTTATTGCGGCTCATTTTTTTGGACTCTGCTTTTCTTTATGGCTTTTAAGAAGGATTTACAAATAA
- a CDS encoding NAD(+) kinase has protein sequence MVRKAGLIVNDGKELAVQTASSVQKKLEKSNYEVLRVSSSGGMVGFANPDQHVRPLGYTNCVPDGFDSEMEFAIVLGGDGTVLSAARQTAPAKIPILTINTGHLGFLAEAYLSNLDEAIDKIIAGSWDIEERTCFIISVMRNDQRRWESLCLNEMALHREPLTSMCHFEISIGRHAPVDISADGVILSTPTGSTAYSLSAGGPVITPDCPVVQLTPIAPHSLASRALVFNDSEPVTVFPATPERLVMVVDGNAGCYVWPEDRVLIRKSKHSVKFIRLEDHEFFQVLRNKLGWGLPHVAKPNK, from the coding sequence TTGGTACGTAAAGCAGGGCTAATAGTTAATGATGGGAAAGAACTTGCGGTTCAAACTGCAAGTTCTGTTCAGAAAAAATTGGAAAAATCCAATTATGAAGTTTTAAGGGTTAGTAGCTCTGGCGGAATGGTTGGATTCGCCAATCCTGATCAACATGTTCGTCCTTTGGGATATACAAACTGTGTTCCCGATGGGTTTGACTCGGAAATGGAATTTGCAATTGTTCTTGGCGGAGATGGAACTGTACTTTCTGCTGCAAGGCAAACAGCACCTGCTAAAATTCCAATCCTCACAATAAATACTGGACATTTAGGTTTTCTTGCAGAAGCTTATTTATCAAATCTTGATGAAGCAATAGATAAAATCATTGCAGGTAGTTGGGATATTGAAGAAAGAACTTGCTTTATTATTAGCGTAATGAGGAATGATCAGAGGAGATGGGAGTCTCTCTGTCTTAATGAGATGGCTCTTCATAGAGAACCTCTGACTAGCATGTGCCATTTTGAGATTTCTATAGGGCGACATGCGCCTGTGGATATCTCAGCTGATGGAGTAATTTTGTCTACTCCAACTGGTTCTACTGCATATTCGTTGAGTGCAGGAGGACCAGTTATTACACCTGATTGCCCAGTCGTGCAATTAACTCCAATTGCTCCCCATTCATTGGCGTCTAGGGCATTGGTTTTTAATGATTCAGAACCAGTAACTGTTTTTCCAGCAACTCCTGAAAGATTGGTAATGGTTGTTGACGGAAATGCTGGTTGTTATGTTTGGCCTGAAGATAGAGTTTTAATAAGAAAAAGTAAGCACTCAGTAAAGTTTATAAGACTTGAAGATCATGAATTTTTCCAAGTATTAAGAAATAAACTAGGTTGGGGTTTGCCCCATGTGGCAAAACCTAACAAATAA
- the surE gene encoding 5'/3'-nucleotidase SurE produces MKPLNILISNDDGVFAAGLRALAKSAQKRGHKVKVVCPDQERSATGHGLTLQSPLRVERADKLFEEGIEAWGCSGTPADCVKLALSELLDNKPDLVLSGINHGPNLGTDIFCSGTVAAAMEGTLENVPSMAISVASFKWKNFEFAGEIAMNIAEQAIMDSWPSSLLLNLNIPPCDKSKIKELSWTRLSVRKYKNQFSKREDPRGNDYYWLAGEVVLDLKSKGYGPKNWPSDVSQIQDNKISLTPVEPDLFWRGNLEDLPKINNLFVNPS; encoded by the coding sequence ATGAAACCATTGAATATATTAATTAGCAATGATGATGGTGTTTTTGCAGCGGGATTAAGAGCTTTAGCAAAATCAGCACAAAAAAGAGGACATAAGGTAAAAGTAGTATGCCCTGACCAAGAAAGATCAGCAACTGGCCATGGTCTTACTTTACAATCTCCATTAAGAGTGGAAAGAGCGGACAAATTATTTGAAGAAGGAATTGAAGCTTGGGGATGTTCAGGTACACCTGCTGATTGCGTAAAATTAGCGCTATCTGAACTCTTGGATAATAAACCTGATCTAGTTCTTTCTGGAATAAACCACGGTCCCAATTTAGGTACAGATATTTTTTGTTCAGGCACTGTTGCTGCAGCAATGGAAGGCACATTAGAAAATGTACCCTCCATGGCGATAAGTGTGGCCAGTTTTAAATGGAAGAATTTTGAATTTGCAGGAGAAATTGCAATGAATATTGCCGAACAAGCCATTATGGATAGTTGGCCATCTTCACTTCTATTAAATTTGAATATCCCCCCTTGCGATAAAAGCAAAATAAAAGAATTATCCTGGACAAGATTATCAGTAAGAAAATATAAAAATCAATTTTCCAAAAGAGAAGATCCGAGGGGTAATGATTATTATTGGTTAGCAGGTGAGGTAGTTTTAGATCTTAAATCAAAAGGTTATGGTCCTAAGAATTGGCCTAGTGATGTATCTCAAATACAAGATAATAAAATATCACTTACACCTGTAGAACCAGATTTATTTTGGCGGGGTAATTTAGAAGACTTACCCAAAATTAATAATTTATTTGTAAATCCTTCTTAA
- the pheS gene encoding phenylalanine--tRNA ligase subunit alpha: MSQIESLSQIEEKLNNLSLTATININNVNTHEELDQLRVSLLGKKGDLSIILKTMGQLSATDRPIVGQKANLVKINLQELITERKNQLHSEALNKKIKTEKIDVTIPSIGTPPGNKHPLISTQDEIIDIFCGLGYSVESGPEIETDFYNFESLNIPKNHPARDMQDTFYLDENRLLRTHTSPVQIRYLEKNPPPVRIIAPGRVYRRDAVDATHSPVFNQVEVLCIDQDINFSHLRGTVLTFLKTFFGDIPVRFRASYFPFTEPSAEVDVQWKGKWLEVMGCGMVDPKVLEKLGIDSEKWTGFAAGLGVERFCMVRHQIDDIRKFYTNDLRFLEQF, from the coding sequence GTGAGTCAGATTGAATCATTAAGTCAAATTGAGGAAAAACTAAATAATCTTTCTCTAACAGCAACAATTAATATAAATAATGTTAATACTCATGAAGAATTGGATCAATTAAGAGTATCCCTTCTTGGAAAAAAAGGTGATTTGTCAATTATCCTGAAAACCATGGGTCAATTATCGGCTACTGATAGGCCAATTGTTGGTCAGAAGGCAAATTTAGTAAAGATAAATTTGCAAGAATTGATAACTGAAAGAAAAAATCAACTACATAGTGAAGCCTTAAATAAAAAGATTAAAACAGAAAAAATTGATGTAACTATCCCTTCAATTGGAACACCCCCTGGAAATAAACATCCTTTAATTTCAACTCAAGATGAAATAATTGATATTTTTTGTGGTTTAGGATACTCAGTTGAAAGTGGCCCTGAAATAGAAACTGATTTTTATAATTTTGAATCTCTCAATATACCCAAAAATCATCCCGCAAGAGATATGCAAGATACTTTCTACTTAGATGAAAATCGACTTTTGAGGACTCACACTTCTCCTGTTCAGATAAGGTACTTAGAGAAAAACCCTCCTCCAGTAAGAATTATTGCCCCAGGAAGAGTTTATAGGAGAGATGCTGTAGATGCTACTCATTCCCCTGTATTTAATCAGGTTGAGGTTTTATGTATCGATCAAGATATCAACTTTAGTCATTTAAGAGGAACAGTTCTTACATTTTTAAAGACCTTTTTTGGAGATATTCCTGTAAGATTTAGAGCTAGTTATTTCCCATTTACTGAACCTTCGGCAGAAGTAGATGTTCAATGGAAAGGTAAATGGTTAGAAGTAATGGGATGTGGAATGGTAGATCCGAAGGTCTTAGAAAAATTAGGAATAGATTCTGAGAAATGGACCGGATTCGCTGCTGGATTAGGAGTTGAAAGATTTTGTATGGTAAGACATCAGATTGACGACATCAGAAAATTTTATACAAATGATCTTAGATTCTTAGAACAGTTCTAA
- the cbiE gene encoding precorrin-6y C5,15-methyltransferase (decarboxylating) subunit CbiE codes for MTAVNRKIHVIGINSYAFEDLPSKLQDLFIKTGNIAVPNAYFEKIKSWSENNFGQNKLYFSSQSNNELIEWLRSKKTDVILISRGDPLWFGIGRILLENFTKDELSFYPSNTCIQLAFSKLKIPWQDVINVSIHGRDSTKLVEALKTKPSSLAIITDSKNKSLEVIKKNLLELNLIDYYNFWLCEEIGFDNENIRKLNLKDPLPSNISSLNIVVLTKTKKNNPNNNPPLFGISDHFFKTFDDRPNLLTKREVRVQILADLELPKNGVIWDIGAGCGSIGLEALKLRPNLDLFSIDKRIGSKALIIENSKRLGVKPKFIFEEDINNILKTRNLSSFDKPNRLVIGGCDKKTKLQIINNLSQVMSIGDIVVVPIIDIQIIKELKEELENKNFKTNLNLIQTYKSLSIADGMRLEPNNPVFLLKGKKYI; via the coding sequence ATGACTGCAGTTAATAGAAAAATTCATGTAATAGGTATTAATTCATATGCATTTGAAGATCTACCTTCCAAATTACAAGATTTATTTATAAAGACAGGAAATATTGCAGTACCTAATGCATACTTCGAAAAAATTAAATCATGGAGCGAAAATAATTTCGGACAAAACAAATTATATTTTTCTAGCCAAAGTAATAACGAACTTATTGAGTGGCTTAGATCTAAAAAAACTGATGTTATTTTAATTTCAAGAGGAGATCCACTTTGGTTTGGAATTGGGAGAATACTTCTAGAAAATTTCACAAAAGATGAGTTAAGTTTCTATCCTTCAAATACTTGTATTCAGTTGGCATTTAGTAAGTTAAAGATCCCTTGGCAAGATGTTATTAATGTAAGTATTCATGGGAGAGACTCAACTAAGTTAGTTGAGGCTCTAAAAACTAAGCCTTCAAGTTTGGCAATTATCACTGATTCAAAAAACAAAAGTTTAGAAGTAATCAAAAAAAACTTATTAGAATTAAATTTGATTGACTACTATAATTTTTGGCTCTGTGAAGAGATAGGATTTGACAATGAAAATATAAGAAAATTAAATCTTAAAGATCCATTGCCGTCTAATATATCAAGTTTGAACATTGTTGTTCTTACAAAAACAAAGAAAAATAACCCAAATAATAATCCTCCTCTTTTCGGAATAAGTGACCATTTTTTTAAAACTTTTGATGATAGACCAAATTTATTAACTAAAAGGGAGGTTCGCGTTCAAATATTAGCTGATTTAGAGCTCCCTAAAAATGGTGTCATCTGGGATATAGGAGCAGGTTGTGGATCAATAGGTTTGGAAGCATTAAAATTAAGGCCTAATTTAGATTTATTTTCTATCGATAAAAGGATTGGCTCAAAAGCTTTAATAATAGAAAACTCAAAAAGGCTTGGCGTTAAACCAAAATTTATTTTTGAGGAAGACATAAATAATATATTGAAAACGAGAAATTTAAGTTCTTTTGACAAGCCTAATAGATTAGTCATTGGAGGATGTGATAAAAAGACTAAACTTCAAATTATTAATAACTTGTCTCAGGTTATGAGTATTGGAGATATTGTAGTTGTCCCAATTATTGACATTCAAATTATTAAAGAATTGAAAGAGGAATTAGAAAATAAGAATTTCAAAACAAATTTAAATTTAATTCAAACATATAAAAGCTTAAGTATCGCTGATGGAATGAGATTAGAACCAAATAATCCTGTTTTTTTATTAAAAGGGAAAAAATATATTTGA
- a CDS encoding bifunctional riboflavin kinase/FAD synthetase, which translates to MISLISPSEVKNPTSIAIGSFDGLHAGHRKLIKSVVEENQYAPTIASFWPHPREILYKETRLRLDLPYEKLPILEDLGIEQLVLIPFDKELSKLSAEMFVKDILINQLQAKNISVGANFKFGFKRSGDINTIKNTIKDTDINLKITPILEDKEGRISSSRIRDLLEKSDLKNAFKMLKRPYSFNGKVVKGKGLGKSIGWPTANLEIDGRKFLPGEGVYAAWTTIENSNQKIESVMNLGPQPTINPLLPSAVEVHLINKDIDLYGLNLSVEPLEKLRSQIQFKNIDQLSNQIKKDRDNALQIFKPDKK; encoded by the coding sequence TTGATCTCTTTAATATCGCCATCTGAAGTTAAAAATCCTACTTCAATAGCTATTGGAAGTTTTGATGGTCTACATGCTGGCCACAGAAAATTAATAAAAAGTGTAGTTGAAGAAAATCAATATGCTCCAACAATTGCCAGCTTCTGGCCTCATCCCAGAGAAATTCTATACAAAGAAACGCGTCTTAGACTTGATCTTCCTTATGAAAAACTACCCATTCTAGAAGATCTAGGGATTGAACAATTAGTTCTTATTCCTTTTGATAAGGAACTATCCAAATTAAGTGCAGAAATGTTTGTAAAAGATATTTTAATAAATCAACTACAAGCTAAAAACATTTCTGTAGGTGCTAATTTTAAATTTGGTTTTAAAAGAAGTGGAGATATAAATACTATAAAAAATACAATTAAAGATACGGACATAAATTTAAAAATTACTCCCATTTTAGAAGACAAAGAAGGAAGAATCAGCAGCAGCAGGATAAGAGATTTATTAGAGAAAAGTGATCTGAAAAATGCTTTCAAAATGCTTAAAAGGCCTTATAGTTTTAATGGAAAGGTTGTGAAAGGTAAAGGGCTTGGGAAAAGCATAGGATGGCCTACCGCAAATCTTGAAATAGATGGCAGAAAATTTTTACCTGGAGAAGGAGTCTACGCAGCTTGGACAACTATAGAAAATTCCAACCAAAAAATTGAATCTGTCATGAATCTTGGCCCTCAACCAACTATAAATCCTTTATTGCCATCTGCAGTTGAAGTTCATTTAATTAATAAAGATATCGATCTATATGGTTTAAATCTATCTGTAGAACCACTTGAAAAGCTTAGGTCTCAAATCCAGTTCAAAAATATAGATCAACTTTCTAATCAAATTAAAAAAGATAGAGATAATGCCCTGCAAATTTTTAAACCCGACAAAAAATAA